In Victivallis sp. Marseille-Q1083, the genomic stretch GCGTTTATTATTCGAAAGTGGCCAGCGTCTACCTGACCGAAGGCTATCACCCGTTCAAACTGGAATACCGGACGAAGGATTTCGGCCAGATGCAGCTTTATGTCGCCTTCGACCTGGAGCGCCAGTTGCCGCTGGCGGGGGAATATTTGGTGCATCGCAAATAGAAGATCGATCGGTTTGGAAATGAAAAGACAACCGGCGCCGGGAAACCGGCGCTGTTTTTATGTCAACCGGAGTCAATTGGCGGCGGAAGCGGTCCGAAAGTCGGCCTGGACTGCCTGCCGGAACGCGGCGTCGCGGAAAAATCGCAACGCCACGCCGGCCAATCCGGCGGCGGCCTGCAGCGCCGCTTCGAACGCCGGTTCCTGCCCGGCGGCCTGCTGGAATTCCCGGGTATGCAAACCGGCCGGCATTTCCGGCGGCGTGATGCCGAAAAAGAGATTGGCGCCCGGCACCGCTTCGGTGACGTCGGCGAAATCGGTGGAGATGCGTTCGGCGATTTCAGTTGCCGGGTGCAGACCGAGCTGCTCGGCCTGCTGCCGCAACGCCGTGTTCAAGGCCGGGTTGGGACGGTTGGCGGAATAAGGATTGGTGACCGGCGTCAGTTTGCTGCGGCAGCCGGTCATCAGCCCGGCTCCGGAAACGATGGCGGCAAATCGCTCTTTCAAGCGTTCCTGCAAGGCGTTGCTGTCGGCCCGCAGATAGAAGAACGCTTTCGTATAGTCCGGGATGATGTTGGCGGCGCTGCCGCCGGAAATGATAATGCCGTGCACCCGGGCGCCGGCCGGCAGTTGCTGCCGCCACAGGCCGACGCCGTCGAACAGCAATGTCAGGGCGTCCAGGGCGTTGATGCCGTCGGCCGGCGCGCTGGCGGCGTGGGAAGCTTTGCCGAAGAATTCGACATCGAACCGGGCGACCGCCAGGTTGCCCTGGTCGATACCGGTGGTGTGGTACGGATGGCAGGCCAGCGCGCAGTCGATCTCCCGGAAGGCGCCGGCTTTCAGCAGGTCGATTTTACCGCCGAAGGTCTCTTCCGCCGGAGTCCCGAACAAAACGATTTCACCGGGAACATCGAGCAAGTCGCCGACGGTCAGGAAGGCCGCCAGCGAAGCGACGGCGATCAGCGGATGGCCGCAGGCATGGCCCAGTTCCGGCAGCGCGTCATATTCGCTGAAAAATGCCCCTTTCGGCCTGCCGCTGCCGAGCGCGGCCCGGAAGGCGGTGGCCAGGCCGCCGAAAGGCGTTTCCACTGGAACACCGCAGGCTTTCAGCAGTTCGGTTTGCCGCCGGCAGGCGGCGTGTTCCTGATGGCCGAGTTCCGGGTGTTCGTAGATTTCCCGCCAGAGCGGCCGGAGCATCTCCCGGTAACGGGCGGCCGTTTGCTGCAGAAGAACCGGTGAGATGACGGCAGCCATGATCAGAAACCGAATTCCGGCTGAATGCTGCCGAACATATCGCCGTCGCCGTCCGGCTTGGAGGTTTCATCGGGCGCATCCGGCGCTTCTGTCGGAGCCGGCGGCGGAACCGTCGTCCCCCCGGCCGGTTCCGATTCCGGTTCTTCCGGGGAGTCGGCTTCCGTGGCGGGAATGGCATCCGGCGTCCGGAATTGCAGCAATTCCTCTTCGGCCAGATAGCGGTTGAAGGTAATTTTGGTGATCTCTCCGCCGATCCGGATGCCGCGCGCCTTGGGCGCCCGCAGCGGCAGCGTCAGCAAATTGAGTTCCGAGGTTTTCGGCATCAGCCGCTTGGTTTCCACCAGTTCGTACCAGGCGTCGGTGCGCGGCGTCAGCAGTTCGAGGCGGCACTTTTCCGGACAGAGCTGATACTCCTTGTCCTTGATGAATTTATTGATGACCGAGCGTTTGCCGTAAAACTTGCCATTGGTATTTTCCCGGTAAATGATGCCGAATTCGGTGGACGGGTCGTACTTGCGGAAGGCATACAGTTTGCCGATGAACAGCTTTTCCGGAATGCTGATGATCCGGTAGCTGCCGTTGCGTTCGATGCACAGCAGCACGTCGAATTCGTTGCAGGTGACCGTATCGTCCGGATTGACGCTGCGGACCGCGGTGCCGATATAGCCGTTTTTGCGGTCCCAGCCGACTTTGATGTTGTTCAGCGCCGCGTCGCGCCGGTCGATCTTTTCGAAATATTCGATTTCGGTCCGGCGCGGAAACATCGGTCCGTATTTGGCCAGCAGCGCTTCCAGATATTTGATCGCATAGGCTTTCAGCCGTTTCAGGTGGCGTTGAATTTCGTCGATCCGGCTCAAAATATCCTGCAAATCCTGTTGGTTCTTGCGGATGTCGAAAAGGGAAATCCGCCGGATCTGGATGGCCAGCAGCCGTTCGACGTCCTCGTCGGTGACATCCCGTTTCAGGAAGTGGCGGAATGGTGCCAGCCCGGCGTGCACTTCCGCCATGACCGCTTCGGTGGAGTCGCACTCTTCGATGCGTTTGTAAAGCCGATTCTCGATAAAGATCTGCGCCAGCGTTTTGGCGTGGAACTGTTCTTCGAGCTTGGCCAGCTCGATCTCCAGTTCCCGCTTCAAATATTCCAGCAGCCGCGCCGTATTGCGTTCGATGACCGAACGGGTGTTCATCTGGACCGGCCGGTTTTCGCAGATCACCATCATGTTGACCGAAATCGACACCGAACAGTCGGTATAGGTATAGAGGGCCCGCAGCGCCTTTTCCGGATCGTAGCCGCGGGTTGGAATGACCTCGATTTCCACCTTTTCGCCGGTGAAATCGCTGATCGAAGCGATCTTGATCTTGTTCTTTTCGGCCGCTTTCTCGATTGAAGCGATCAATTTTTCGGTGGTGGTGGTCGCCGGAATCTCCCGGATCAGCAGTTTGCGTCCTTCGATGTCGATGCGGGCGCGCAGAATGATTTTGCCGTTGCCGCGCTCGTATTCGCGGACATCCATCAGGCCGCCCTGCTGGAAATCCGGATACAATTCGAACTCCTCGCCCTGCAGCAGCGCAATCTGCGCCTGGATGACCTCGTTGAAGTTGTGCGGCAGAATGCGGGTGGCCATGCCGACGGCGATCCCGTCGGAACCGAGCATCAGCAAACTTGGAATCTTGACCGGCAGCACGACCGGCTCCCGGTTGCGGCCGTCATAGGAGTCGACGAATTCGGTGATGTCGTTGTTGAACAGGACTTCACGGCCCATCGGCGTCAGGCGGCACTCGATATAACGCGGCGCCGAAGCGCCGTCGCCGGTGAAGATGTTGCCGAAGTTTCCCTGCCGTTCGATGAAATATTCCTTGTTGGCCAGCACCACCAGCGCGTCGCCGATCGACGCGTCGCCGTGCGGATGGAACTGCATCGTGTGGCCGATGACGTTGGCGACTTTGTGAAATTTGCCGTCGTCCAGCCTCGATAGCGCCCAGAGGATGCGGCGCTGCACCGGTTTCAGCCCGTCGTCGACATCCGGGATGGCCCGTTCCTTGATGACATAGGAAGCGTATTCGATGAAATTGGTGTCCATCATCGAACGCAGATAGCCGTTGCCGCCGAGTTTGCGGTTTTGCGCTTCAGTGGCGCCGGCCGGCAGCGCTTCGGCCTCTTCGCCTTCGACCTCCTGCAGTGAGGCGTCGAATTTGATGTCGTCGGCTTCCGGCGGATTGTGGGGTTCGTCGCTCATAACTCAATGCTTCCTGACTTAGACCAGATTGGCCATGATGTGATCCCGGCGTTCCGGCGTGTTGTTGCCCATGTAGAAATTCAGAATTTCCGGGACATTGCGCATATGGTCGACGGTGACGTTCAACAATTTGATGTTCTCGCCGATGAAGGGGCCGAACTCGTTCGGCGAAATTTCGCCCAGGCCTTTGAACCGGGTGATTTCCGGTTCTCCGGATTTCCGGCGCGCCGGCAGCAGCCTGGCGATTGCCTGGTCGCGTTCCAGGTTGTTGTAGCAATAGATCGTTTCCGCCCGGTTGCGCACCCGGAACAGCGGCGTCTCCAGAATGTACAGATGTCCGGAGAGCACGATCGGCTCGAAAAAATTCAGGAAAAAGGTGATCAGCAGATTGCGGATATGCAGGCCGTCGACATCGGCGTCGGTGGCGATGATCACTTTGTCGTAACGCAAATTTTCACAGTCGTCTTCGATGTTCAACGCCTGGGTGATGTAAAAGAGTTCTTCATTCTGGTAAACCCGGTCGATTTTCTCGTTCCAGCAGTTGAACGGTTTGCCCTTCAGCGCGAAAAGCGCCTGGGTGTAGACGTTGCGGCAACTGACCATCGAGGCGGCCGCCGAATCGCCTTCGGTCAGGAAAATCATCGTCGGCCGGCCGGCGGCGCCGCGGTCGCCGCGATGGTACTTGCAATCCTTGAGCTTCGGAATTTTCAGCGACATGCGCTTGGCTTTTTCCCTGGATTGCTTTTTGACCGACTGAATCTGCCGGCGCAACTGCTCATTGCGCGACACTTTGTCGAGCAGCACTTCGGCTTCTTCGAGATGGCGGTGCAGATAATCGACGATGGCGTCCTTGACCGCCGCGACGATCGGGCCGCGCACGTCGGTGTTGCCGAGTTTGTTTTTGGTCTGCGATTCGAAAATCGGATCTTTCAATTTGATGGCGATGGCGCCGACGATGCCGTCGCGGACGTCGGCGGCCTGGTAGTTTTTGCCGGAGAATTCATTGACCGC encodes the following:
- a CDS encoding amidohydrolase is translated as MAAVISPVLLQQTAARYREMLRPLWREIYEHPELGHQEHAACRRQTELLKACGVPVETPFGGLATAFRAALGSGRPKGAFFSEYDALPELGHACGHPLIAVASLAAFLTVGDLLDVPGEIVLFGTPAEETFGGKIDLLKAGAFREIDCALACHPYHTTGIDQGNLAVARFDVEFFGKASHAASAPADGINALDALTLLFDGVGLWRQQLPAGARVHGIIISGGSAANIIPDYTKAFFYLRADSNALQERLKERFAAIVSGAGLMTGCRSKLTPVTNPYSANRPNPALNTALRQQAEQLGLHPATEIAERISTDFADVTEAVPGANLFFGITPPEMPAGLHTREFQQAAGQEPAFEAALQAAAGLAGVALRFFRDAAFRQAVQADFRTASAAN
- a CDS encoding DNA topoisomerase IV subunit A; this translates as MSDEPHNPPEADDIKFDASLQEVEGEEAEALPAGATEAQNRKLGGNGYLRSMMDTNFIEYASYVIKERAIPDVDDGLKPVQRRILWALSRLDDGKFHKVANVIGHTMQFHPHGDASIGDALVVLANKEYFIERQGNFGNIFTGDGASAPRYIECRLTPMGREVLFNNDITEFVDSYDGRNREPVVLPVKIPSLLMLGSDGIAVGMATRILPHNFNEVIQAQIALLQGEEFELYPDFQQGGLMDVREYERGNGKIILRARIDIEGRKLLIREIPATTTTEKLIASIEKAAEKNKIKIASISDFTGEKVEIEVIPTRGYDPEKALRALYTYTDCSVSISVNMMVICENRPVQMNTRSVIERNTARLLEYLKRELEIELAKLEEQFHAKTLAQIFIENRLYKRIEECDSTEAVMAEVHAGLAPFRHFLKRDVTDEDVERLLAIQIRRISLFDIRKNQQDLQDILSRIDEIQRHLKRLKAYAIKYLEALLAKYGPMFPRRTEIEYFEKIDRRDAALNNIKVGWDRKNGYIGTAVRSVNPDDTVTCNEFDVLLCIERNGSYRIISIPEKLFIGKLYAFRKYDPSTEFGIIYRENTNGKFYGKRSVINKFIKDKEYQLCPEKCRLELLTPRTDAWYELVETKRLMPKTSELNLLTLPLRAPKARGIRIGGEITKITFNRYLAEEELLQFRTPDAIPATEADSPEEPESEPAGGTTVPPPAPTEAPDAPDETSKPDGDGDMFGSIQPEFGF
- a CDS encoding DNA topoisomerase IV subunit B: MSQEPPVVAYDESKIKTLSSLEHIRLRPGMYIGRMGDGSHPDDGIYILLKEIVDNSIDEFIMGCGKRIDVKLDGERVTVRDYGRGIPPGKLVECVSVMNTGGKYNDDVFQFSVGLNGVGTKAVNALSELFIARTIREGHYTEATFECGRLVSESEGKTDEKNGTLITFIPDHQLFADYSFKLEYIEKRMWMYAYLNSGLSLYFNDQRYYSKNGLKDLLEVELGEDGLYDIIAFKSKTIEFALAHHDDYGESYFSFVNGQFTNDGGTHLSAFREGVLKAVNEFSGKNYQAADVRDGIVGAIAIKLKDPIFESQTKNKLGNTDVRGPIVAAVKDAIVDYLHRHLEEAEVLLDKVSRNEQLRRQIQSVKKQSREKAKRMSLKIPKLKDCKYHRGDRGAAGRPTMIFLTEGDSAAASMVSCRNVYTQALFALKGKPFNCWNEKIDRVYQNEELFYITQALNIEDDCENLRYDKVIIATDADVDGLHIRNLLITFFLNFFEPIVLSGHLYILETPLFRVRNRAETIYCYNNLERDQAIARLLPARRKSGEPEITRFKGLGEISPNEFGPFIGENIKLLNVTVDHMRNVPEILNFYMGNNTPERRDHIMANLV